One window of Mucilaginibacter inviolabilis genomic DNA carries:
- a CDS encoding class I SAM-dependent methyltransferase — MTNSISIASTNETDASTAFSRQSVIFDEIYSTNTIVNYKRARVRQHVLQYLTPNSSILELNSGTGEDALFFAQNGHRVHATDISTGMQQVLRQKTEAYRDQISTEICSFTQLEQLQNQGPFDHIFSNFGGLNCTGELDKVLLSFDKLLKPGGKVTLVVIPSFCLWETLLVFKGKFKTAFRRFFSSKGRTAHIEGTYFKCWYYNSSFIIKTLQQSYKVLHMEGLCTIVPPSYIEGFAEKHPKAYQLLKNKEDKLKSRWPWKYMGDYFIISLEKK, encoded by the coding sequence ATGACAAACAGTATCAGCATAGCGAGTACTAACGAAACCGATGCCTCGACAGCTTTTAGCCGGCAATCGGTTATTTTTGATGAGATCTACTCCACCAATACCATTGTTAACTATAAACGGGCGAGGGTACGACAACATGTTTTGCAATACCTTACACCCAACAGCAGTATACTGGAGCTTAACAGCGGTACCGGCGAAGATGCCTTGTTTTTTGCCCAAAATGGTCACCGGGTACACGCTACCGATATATCAACCGGAATGCAGCAGGTACTGCGCCAAAAAACAGAAGCTTACCGCGACCAGATCAGCACAGAAATTTGCTCATTTACCCAACTGGAGCAATTACAAAACCAGGGGCCATTTGACCATATATTCTCCAACTTTGGCGGTCTCAATTGTACCGGCGAACTGGACAAGGTTCTTTTATCCTTTGATAAACTTTTAAAGCCCGGCGGCAAGGTAACCCTGGTGGTTATTCCAAGCTTTTGTCTATGGGAAACACTGTTGGTTTTTAAAGGAAAATTCAAAACCGCCTTCCGCAGGTTTTTTAGCAGCAAGGGACGTACCGCACATATTGAGGGTACTTATTTTAAGTGCTGGTATTACAATTCATCATTCATTATCAAAACATTACAACAATCATATAAAGTATTACACATGGAGGGACTTTGCACTATCGTACCACCATCCTACATAGAAGGCTTTGCCGAAAAGCATCCAAAAGCTTACCAACTCCTGAAAAATAAAGAGGATAAATTAAAAAGCCGCTGGCCCTGGAAATACATGGGCGATTATTTTATTATTTCGTTAGAGAAGAAGTAA
- a CDS encoding B12-binding domain-containing radical SAM protein has protein sequence MEQLNHILFTHSYFLRFDPKQWAQGQPYPPLGTLYAASLMRQNNYQVSLFDTMFSHTPLEITDLLDKTRPGFFVIYDDGFNYLTKMCLTNMREAAFAMCKLAKERGCTVIVASSDSTDRFKEYLAEGADFVIIGEAEQTLLELVTTIKKGEDFSHIQGLAYLQDNVPVKTLGRPVLKDLDSLPLPAWDLVNIAPYRECWLQHKGYFSLNVGTTRGCPFKCNWCAKPIYGNRYNSRSPENVITELKLMEEMFNMDHIWFCDDIFGLKPGWVVEFAKLVKQEGLQFKYKLQSRADLLLDDETVEALAASGCDNVWIGAESGSQKILDAMDKGTTIQQIYTATQMMKKHGIKPSFFIQFGYPGETKEDIRQTIRMINRLLPHEIGISVSYPLPGTLFYEKVKADLQQKTNWTDSDEMALMFSNTFKPAYYKQLHKYVHQNYHAHLAKHSLVQLLSNPFKPSVKRIRKAASVLYHAPAMMIERFKLNQLEKAS, from the coding sequence ATGGAACAGTTAAATCATATACTTTTTACGCATTCCTATTTTTTGCGTTTCGACCCCAAACAATGGGCTCAGGGGCAGCCATATCCACCATTGGGCACTTTATATGCGGCTTCACTGATGCGGCAAAATAACTACCAGGTATCGCTTTTTGATACCATGTTCAGTCATACTCCGTTGGAGATCACCGATCTGCTGGATAAAACCCGTCCCGGCTTCTTTGTGATCTATGATGATGGTTTTAATTATCTCACCAAAATGTGCCTCACCAATATGCGCGAGGCTGCTTTTGCCATGTGCAAACTGGCCAAAGAGCGTGGCTGCACCGTCATTGTGGCCAGTTCCGATTCAACCGATCGCTTCAAAGAATACCTGGCCGAGGGCGCCGACTTCGTGATCATCGGCGAAGCAGAACAGACTTTATTGGAACTGGTTACCACCATAAAAAAAGGAGAAGATTTTTCTCATATACAAGGCCTTGCTTATCTTCAGGATAACGTCCCGGTTAAAACACTGGGTCGCCCGGTGCTTAAGGATCTGGATAGTTTGCCGCTACCTGCCTGGGATCTGGTTAACATTGCCCCATATCGCGAATGCTGGCTGCAGCATAAAGGCTATTTTTCACTTAACGTGGGTACCACCCGCGGCTGTCCGTTTAAATGCAACTGGTGCGCCAAGCCTATCTATGGCAACCGTTACAACTCGCGCAGCCCCGAAAATGTGATTACGGAACTGAAGCTGATGGAGGAGATGTTCAACATGGATCATATCTGGTTTTGTGATGATATTTTTGGCTTAAAACCCGGCTGGGTAGTTGAATTTGCCAAACTGGTAAAGCAGGAAGGCCTGCAGTTTAAATACAAACTGCAATCCCGGGCCGATCTGTTACTGGATGATGAAACCGTAGAAGCTTTAGCAGCATCGGGCTGTGATAATGTTTGGATAGGCGCGGAAAGCGGATCGCAAAAAATATTGGATGCCATGGATAAGGGTACAACCATACAACAGATATACACCGCTACCCAAATGATGAAGAAGCACGGCATCAAACCATCTTTCTTTATCCAGTTTGGTTATCCGGGCGAAACCAAGGAAGATATCAGGCAAACCATCCGCATGATCAATCGCCTGTTACCGCATGAAATTGGCATCTCGGTTTCGTATCCGCTGCCTGGTACGCTGTTTTATGAAAAAGTAAAGGCCGATCTGCAGCAAAAAACCAACTGGACCGACTCCGACGAGATGGCACTGATGTTCAGCAATACTTTTAAACCAGCATACTACAAACAGTTGCATAAATACGTACATCAGAACTATCACGCGCATCTGGCTAAACATAGTCTGGTGCAGCTGTTGAGCAATCCCTTTAAACCGAGCGTAAAACGCATCCGCAAAGCAGCATCCGTATTATACCATGCACCCGCTATGATGATAGAGCGGTTTAAACTTAACCAACTGGAAAAAGCATCATGA
- a CDS encoding radical SAM protein produces MFKILVMPGQSLYHTFKRYRTLQTHRISALPIVILMPHSACNCRCVMCDIWKDNKNLKQLTEADINGLFASLKKLGTKQVLMSGGEALLNTNFFALCRILKNAGIKVTLLTTGLSIKSNAEQLLTWVDDLIVSLDGDEPLHDAIRNIPNAFRKLKEGVEYIKKINPAYRITGRTVIHRLNYRNWPAIIAESKKMGLDQVSFLPADVSSHAFNRQQAWEEPRQDEIRIAERELPELNEVVNYLMTEYAAEFDNRFIAESREKIRDIYHYYAAFYGLNDFPFKKCNAPWVSTVVEADGTVRPCFFMETMGNIRDTPLKQIINSDEAIAFRKALDTSGHSTCVKCVCSLNLSPLTSVA; encoded by the coding sequence GTGTTTAAGATTTTAGTTATGCCAGGTCAGTCGTTATATCATACTTTTAAGCGTTACCGCACACTGCAAACGCATAGGATATCAGCATTACCCATTGTGATATTAATGCCGCACAGCGCCTGTAACTGCCGTTGTGTGATGTGTGATATCTGGAAGGACAACAAAAACCTGAAACAACTAACCGAGGCGGATATCAACGGCTTATTCGCTTCACTAAAAAAACTGGGTACCAAGCAAGTGCTCATGTCTGGTGGCGAGGCTTTATTAAATACCAATTTCTTTGCGCTGTGCCGCATCCTTAAAAATGCCGGTATCAAAGTAACGCTGCTCACCACCGGTTTATCCATAAAAAGCAATGCAGAGCAATTGTTGACCTGGGTTGACGATCTGATTGTATCCTTAGATGGTGATGAACCCCTGCATGATGCTATCCGGAACATTCCCAACGCTTTTCGTAAGCTTAAGGAAGGGGTGGAGTATATCAAAAAAATAAACCCGGCCTATCGCATAACCGGTCGCACGGTGATACATCGGCTCAACTACCGTAACTGGCCGGCCATTATCGCCGAATCAAAAAAAATGGGACTCGACCAGGTGAGCTTTTTGCCCGCGGATGTAAGCAGTCATGCCTTTAACCGCCAGCAGGCCTGGGAAGAACCCCGGCAGGATGAAATACGGATAGCAGAGCGCGAACTTCCCGAATTGAATGAAGTAGTCAATTACCTGATGACCGAATACGCTGCAGAATTTGACAACCGCTTTATTGCCGAAAGCCGGGAAAAGATCAGGGACATTTATCATTATTATGCCGCTTTTTATGGCTTGAATGATTTCCCTTTTAAAAAATGCAATGCGCCTTGGGTATCAACAGTTGTAGAAGCCGATGGCACTGTGCGGCCATGTTTTTTTATGGAAACCATGGGCAATATCAGGGATACCCCGCTCAAACAGATCATCAACAGCGACGAGGCGATCGCTTTTCGCAAGGCGTTGGATACTTCAGGGCACTCAACCTGTGTAAAATGCGTTTGCTCGCTTAACCTGTCGCCATTAACCAGTGTCGCTTAA
- a CDS encoding B12-binding domain-containing radical SAM protein — protein MAKINKVILFNPRSAIAKYRIPNSILNIAASIEGKYEWAIVDGNCEADPMEKIESYLSTGEYAYLGFTVMPGPQLKQAIEIAKAIKINYPYTTMIWGGYFPSNQPKVVLDSKYVDFIINGPGDNAFPLLIDALENSKPYEFIKNLIYKADGKITKTIKEDLLDQDSLPPLPYDKLNNFYPIPKFLGKTYLGEHTLAYHSSIGCPFTCSFCAVVPIYEARWKAKSAQTVYKDVKYIKDKWGADAIEFHDNNFFVSEKRAVDFSKLIKPESMTWWGMARIDTMDKFKDSSLEIIRESGCKCIFFGAESGNNDILEQMDKGGTQTGEQIIRFAERLKKFDIIPEYSFVLGTPAATPEKVQKQIDFEINFIKQVKAVNPKTEIVIYTYTPVPTEGSELYKQVLESGFAYPQILEDWISPAWESFDLRKNPLTPWIKPEMIDKIRNFETVLNGVYPTVTDIRLNELKRKSIKLLSTLRYKTNLYKYPYEIKLLQRFWKYRQPEIQGF, from the coding sequence ATGGCAAAAATTAATAAGGTAATACTATTTAACCCCAGAAGCGCTATAGCCAAATACCGTATACCCAATTCCATCCTCAATATCGCGGCCTCTATAGAAGGAAAATATGAATGGGCCATTGTTGACGGCAATTGTGAAGCCGACCCTATGGAGAAAATAGAAAGCTATTTAAGCACCGGTGAGTATGCTTACCTGGGCTTCACGGTAATGCCCGGCCCGCAGTTAAAGCAAGCCATTGAAATAGCCAAAGCCATCAAAATAAATTATCCCTATACTACCATGATCTGGGGTGGGTATTTTCCTTCTAACCAGCCCAAAGTGGTACTGGATTCCAAATATGTTGATTTTATTATCAACGGTCCGGGTGATAATGCTTTTCCTTTATTGATAGATGCCCTGGAGAACAGTAAACCATACGAGTTTATCAAAAACCTGATCTACAAGGCCGATGGTAAAATAACCAAAACCATCAAGGAGGATCTGCTTGATCAGGATTCATTACCGCCACTGCCTTATGATAAGCTGAACAATTTTTATCCCATACCTAAATTCCTGGGTAAAACCTATTTAGGCGAGCATACACTGGCTTATCATTCCAGTATAGGTTGTCCGTTTACCTGCTCTTTTTGTGCAGTGGTGCCCATTTACGAGGCCCGCTGGAAAGCCAAATCGGCACAAACGGTTTATAAGGATGTGAAATACATTAAAGACAAGTGGGGCGCCGATGCCATAGAATTTCACGACAATAACTTTTTTGTATCCGAAAAACGCGCGGTAGATTTTTCCAAACTCATCAAGCCCGAAAGCATGACCTGGTGGGGCATGGCCCGCATCGACACCATGGATAAGTTTAAGGATTCATCACTGGAAATTATCCGCGAATCGGGCTGTAAATGTATTTTCTTTGGCGCCGAAAGCGGCAATAACGATATCCTGGAACAGATGGATAAAGGTGGTACCCAAACCGGAGAGCAGATCATACGGTTTGCGGAGCGATTAAAAAAGTTTGACATTATACCCGAATATTCATTTGTATTAGGCACACCGGCAGCAACGCCAGAGAAAGTGCAGAAACAAATAGATTTCGAGATCAATTTTATTAAACAGGTAAAGGCTGTTAATCCTAAAACCGAAATTGTTATTTATACCTATACACCAGTGCCCACAGAGGGATCTGAATTGTATAAGCAGGTTTTGGAGTCGGGTTTTGCATACCCTCAAATACTGGAAGACTGGATAAGTCCGGCCTGGGAAAGTTTTGATCTGCGCAAGAATCCATTAACACCTTGGATAAAACCGGAGATGATAGATAAAATCCGAAATTTTGAAACCGTATTAAACGGCGTTTATCCTACTGTTACAGATATCAGACTGAACGAGCTCAAGAGAAAGTCGATCAAATTACTCTCAACCCTGCGTTACAAAACAAATCTGTACAAGTATCCATACGAAATAAAGCTGCTGCAAAGGTTCTGGAAATACCGCCAGCCGGAGATCCAGGGTTTTTAA
- a CDS encoding class I SAM-dependent methyltransferase, whose product MLATIKNYLQKKRSLATVAEKSAVDAYDIWAGSYDSQPDNLMLHLDGQLFERLISKVDIQNKQVADIGCGTGRHWSLLLSKEPGTLTGFDVSGGMLKKLNEKYPQAHTHMITDNLFSVIPDETYDVIISTLTVAHIEDIEEAMQAWSRLLKSGGELIITDFHPHILASGGKRTFKHNNAVMAVRNYVHPIYTIKDALLRNNFQLLLQKEIKIDETMKPFYEKQNALHVYEKYKGFPVIYGIHLKKE is encoded by the coding sequence ATGCTGGCAACCATAAAAAATTATTTACAAAAGAAAAGATCATTGGCCACAGTAGCAGAAAAAAGCGCGGTAGACGCCTATGATATCTGGGCCGGAAGCTATGACAGTCAGCCCGATAACCTCATGCTGCATTTGGATGGTCAGCTATTTGAACGGCTCATCAGCAAGGTTGATATCCAAAATAAACAGGTAGCTGATATTGGCTGCGGCACCGGCCGGCACTGGTCGCTGCTGCTTAGTAAAGAGCCTGGTACCTTAACCGGTTTTGATGTATCTGGCGGGATGCTTAAAAAACTTAACGAAAAATATCCGCAGGCGCATACCCACATGATCACCGATAATTTGTTTTCGGTGATCCCTGATGAAACTTATGACGTGATCATATCTACCCTTACCGTAGCCCATATTGAGGATATTGAAGAGGCTATGCAAGCCTGGAGTCGTTTGTTAAAAAGCGGCGGTGAGCTCATCATTACCGATTTTCATCCGCATATACTGGCATCCGGCGGCAAACGGACATTTAAACATAATAACGCCGTGATGGCTGTGCGCAACTATGTGCATCCCATCTACACTATTAAAGATGCTTTGCTCCGGAATAATTTTCAATTGCTTTTACAGAAAGAAATCAAAATAGACGAAACCATGAAGCCTTTTTATGAAAAACAAAATGCCTTGCATGTGTACGAAAAGTATAAAGGTTTCCCGGTGATTTATGGTATTCATTTAAAAAAAGAATAA
- a CDS encoding amidohydrolase family protein, giving the protein MILQGLRMADGGQIVNVRINKGKIEEVTPVSITGDAPDLQFDGALVFPGLINSHDHLDFNLFPQLGNRTYKNYTEWGAYIHQQYKPEINHVLRVPAPLRISWGIYKNLLCGVTTVVNHGERLPLDNALINVFEETQDLHSVGFEKLWRLKLNNPLKRHLPVVIHTGEGTDETASTEIDSLIRWNKGHRSLIGIHAVAMTAKQAANFKGIVWCPESNYYLLNKTAPINQLKLHAAILFGTDSTLTGNWNIWDHIAMARKTGLLTDEELFHSLNNNAAKIWQMNTGEISSGENADLVIARIKDGTSALDSFYNLNAARLLLVMHKGNIRLFDQELLQQLAPVLKGGGFSLIRIENTYKYVEGNLGELIEQIHAYLPEFNFPFEFMDHQIF; this is encoded by the coding sequence ATGATACTCCAGGGGCTGCGAATGGCCGATGGCGGGCAAATTGTAAACGTCAGGATCAATAAAGGCAAAATTGAGGAGGTAACACCTGTGTCAATTACCGGAGATGCTCCTGATTTGCAATTTGACGGTGCCCTTGTATTTCCAGGATTGATCAATTCGCACGATCATCTTGATTTTAACCTTTTTCCGCAATTGGGTAACCGTACCTATAAAAACTATACCGAATGGGGCGCGTATATCCATCAACAATATAAGCCCGAGATAAACCATGTACTGCGGGTGCCCGCTCCGCTGCGTATTAGCTGGGGCATATATAAAAATCTGCTTTGCGGCGTTACCACCGTGGTTAATCATGGCGAACGCTTGCCCCTTGATAATGCCTTGATCAATGTTTTTGAAGAAACACAGGATCTGCACTCCGTAGGATTTGAAAAACTCTGGCGACTGAAACTAAACAACCCATTAAAGCGACATTTGCCCGTGGTGATACATACCGGCGAGGGTACAGATGAAACCGCTTCGACAGAAATTGATAGCCTTATCCGCTGGAATAAAGGGCACCGGTCTTTAATTGGTATCCATGCCGTAGCTATGACGGCGAAACAAGCGGCAAATTTTAAAGGCATTGTCTGGTGCCCGGAGTCCAACTATTATTTGTTGAATAAAACGGCCCCCATCAATCAGTTAAAACTGCATGCCGCTATTTTATTCGGCACCGATTCCACCCTTACCGGTAACTGGAACATCTGGGATCATATCGCCATGGCCCGCAAAACAGGTTTGCTTACCGACGAGGAATTATTTCATTCCCTGAATAATAATGCGGCAAAAATATGGCAGATGAACACCGGTGAAATCAGCTCAGGAGAAAATGCCGACCTGGTAATTGCCCGCATAAAAGATGGTACATCCGCGCTTGATTCTTTCTACAATCTTAACGCTGCCCGTTTGCTTCTGGTGATGCATAAGGGTAATATTCGCCTGTTTGACCAGGAATTATTACAGCAACTGGCACCCGTGTTAAAGGGGGGCGGGTTTAGTTTGATCAGGATAGAAAATACTTACAAATATGTGGAAGGTAACCTGGGTGAGCTGATAGAACAGATTCATGCCTATCTGCCCGAATTTAATTTCCCGTTTGAATTTATGGATCATCAAATATTTTAA
- a CDS encoding glycosyltransferase family 4 protein: MIKLVDLTYYAHLNYTHAAQVKENHSPALAFAPYLIHKIDFCFVKHASFEEHVVMDGVPYHFFKGCNRFWSITLKTHRFIKKLKPDIILVQGFIFPLQVIFLRLFCGRGFKIMIQHHGGLPFSGIKGWLQKIACSFADAFIFTAAGNAGAWKRRNIIKQDALIFELLEASTNFKQQDKQISKTRTQMTGEINLLWVGRLNANKDPMAVLLAFMQYLKIKPTAKLYMIYQSEDMINEVMALFASSKPLANAVVLVGRVANEELPYWYSAADFYISGSHKEGSGYALLEAMACGCVPLVTNIPPYQKITGNGWCGFLYPPGDVNALARLLYSVSNVDRKKLSDDVLIYFHQHLTFKNIADDLVRICEQIMTPIQASTLE, translated from the coding sequence GTGATAAAGCTGGTTGATCTTACATATTACGCGCATCTCAACTATACTCATGCTGCCCAGGTTAAGGAGAACCATTCCCCTGCCCTGGCCTTTGCGCCTTACCTTATCCATAAGATCGACTTTTGCTTTGTTAAACATGCTTCTTTTGAAGAGCATGTGGTGATGGATGGTGTTCCCTATCATTTTTTTAAAGGGTGTAACCGCTTTTGGTCCATCACGCTAAAAACACATCGGTTCATCAAAAAGCTAAAGCCTGATATTATATTGGTACAGGGGTTCATCTTTCCGCTGCAGGTTATTTTCCTGCGGTTGTTTTGTGGCAGAGGTTTTAAAATCATGATCCAGCATCACGGCGGGCTGCCCTTTAGCGGTATCAAAGGCTGGTTGCAAAAAATAGCCTGTAGTTTTGCCGATGCCTTTATTTTCACCGCTGCCGGTAATGCCGGAGCATGGAAAAGGAGAAACATCATCAAACAGGATGCTCTCATATTTGAATTGCTGGAAGCCTCCACTAACTTTAAACAACAAGACAAGCAAATAAGTAAAACCCGTACCCAAATGACGGGCGAAATCAATCTTTTATGGGTGGGCAGGTTAAACGCCAATAAAGATCCCATGGCCGTTCTGTTAGCTTTTATGCAGTATCTAAAGATAAAACCTACAGCCAAATTATACATGATCTACCAAAGTGAAGATATGATCAATGAGGTAATGGCATTGTTTGCTTCCAGCAAACCGCTGGCAAACGCGGTGGTGTTGGTGGGCCGGGTTGCTAATGAAGAGTTACCGTATTGGTATAGCGCCGCCGATTTTTACATCTCGGGCAGTCATAAAGAAGGCAGTGGTTATGCTTTGCTGGAGGCTATGGCCTGCGGCTGTGTTCCGCTGGTTACCAATATCCCTCCTTATCAAAAAATAACCGGCAATGGCTGGTGTGGTTTTTTATACCCTCCCGGCGACGTAAATGCGCTGGCCAGATTGCTTTATTCTGTAAGTAACGTAGATCGAAAAAAGCTATCTGATGATGTGCTGATTTATTTTCATCAACATCTCACTTTTAAAAATATCGCTGATGATCTGGTGCGTATTTGTGAGCAGATTATGACGCCCATTCAAGCGTCCACGCTTGAATGA
- a CDS encoding glycosyltransferase family 1 protein, producing MTKQKTIVILSPGFPADENDTPCIPSMQVFVKGLKQNKPGLHIVVVSFQYPFKAARYDWNGVEVIALAGKGKGQLYRLITWRRVWQTLKQLHSRYELIGLLSFWMGEAAYMGNRFAKKYGLLQYTWLLGQDAKAGNHYVKQVKPTAGSIIAISDFLAREFSINYHIKPRHTIPTGIDTSLFGELPANRNIDIIGVGSLIPLKQYNLFIQVIKSLRNEFPHLKAVICGKGPEMENLQKQISKLKLDDHIALKGELSHPEVLALMQRSKILLHTSAYEGYSTVLSEGLYAGCHVVSLVKGMDLHPPQHHIPANVENIPGIIKELLHDPNLRHEPILAYPVETIANKIAALFGC from the coding sequence ATGACCAAACAAAAAACCATAGTAATATTGAGCCCCGGTTTCCCGGCTGATGAAAACGATACTCCCTGCATACCGTCTATGCAGGTATTTGTAAAAGGGTTAAAGCAAAATAAACCCGGGCTGCATATTGTGGTTGTCAGTTTTCAATACCCGTTTAAAGCCGCACGATATGATTGGAATGGCGTTGAAGTGATAGCATTGGCGGGCAAGGGCAAAGGTCAATTATACCGCTTAATTACCTGGCGGCGGGTATGGCAAACGCTCAAACAACTACATAGCCGGTATGAATTGATAGGCCTCTTAAGCTTTTGGATGGGTGAGGCCGCCTACATGGGTAATCGCTTTGCCAAAAAGTACGGCTTACTACAGTATACCTGGCTGCTTGGTCAGGACGCCAAAGCAGGTAATCATTATGTAAAACAGGTAAAACCCACTGCCGGATCAATAATAGCCATATCCGATTTTTTGGCCAGGGAATTCAGCATCAATTATCATATAAAACCCAGACACACTATCCCTACGGGTATTGACACTTCGCTTTTTGGAGAACTACCTGCCAACAGAAATATTGATATTATAGGGGTAGGATCGCTGATACCATTGAAGCAATACAACCTGTTCATCCAGGTAATTAAAAGTCTTAGAAACGAGTTTCCGCATTTGAAGGCGGTGATATGCGGGAAGGGACCAGAGATGGAGAATCTTCAAAAACAGATCAGCAAGTTAAAACTGGACGATCATATCGCACTAAAAGGCGAGCTATCACACCCGGAAGTTTTGGCGCTGATGCAACGCTCCAAAATACTGCTGCACACATCGGCCTACGAAGGCTACAGTACCGTTTTAAGCGAAGGTTTGTATGCAGGCTGCCATGTGGTAAGCCTGGTTAAGGGAATGGATTTGCACCCGCCACAGCATCATATACCCGCTAATGTTGAAAATATACCGGGGATAATTAAAGAACTGCTTCACGACCCTAATTTACGGCATGAGCCGATACTGGCTTATCCTGTGGAAACGATTGCCAATAAGATTGCGGCTTTATTTGGGTGTTGA
- a CDS encoding ATP-binding cassette domain-containing protein codes for MKHIIKGILTLLNRQEKRQLGKLILLDLLISVLDIAFLGILLLVIGIYTSTKTINTSFAFFPSSWFNKNSLLLISVFLVLFCFKNWMGYLIMRFQHHFFYGVASRLSKKNIIHYLKSDYLNFVNVDSSIHIRQISQQPIEFSHYILTNVQQVISQGILILFTVCAILIYQPVLFLLLLLLLLPPVILLAWFIRKRSKQIRVNTKQASEKTIQHLQESLAGFVESNIYNKSNFFTSRYHSYQQQLNDNLAGQQTLQALPSRLVEIFAVLGFFILVLINKYWTTEPVIDLLTIGVFMAAAYKIIPGIIKILNSTGQIKTYEFTLNDLLKASPKSSPKERTSFGGFIGCDSLSLGEGRGEAEAVTSIQFNNISFRYKDHQILTNSSFNIHKGDLAGISAVSGRGKTTLINLLLGFLVPDAGDILVNNQSTDNASRRLYWNRIAYVKQQGYFIHDTILKNITLSDEESDHEKLAEAIAICRLNQLLNGNAEGLHRVIRENGKNLSGGQRQRILLARALYHDFDVLILDEPFGEMDQQAEEVILIQLQRLAALGKIILFITHNTASLAYCNKLITLE; via the coding sequence GTGTGCTTGATATCGCTTTTTTGGGAATACTGCTACTGGTGATCGGTATTTACACTTCAACCAAAACTATCAATACGAGTTTTGCTTTTTTTCCCTCAAGCTGGTTCAACAAAAACTCCCTGCTGCTCATCAGCGTATTTCTGGTTCTTTTTTGTTTTAAAAACTGGATGGGTTATCTCATCATGCGTTTTCAGCATCATTTTTTTTATGGAGTGGCCTCACGTTTATCAAAAAAGAATATTATCCATTACCTGAAAAGCGATTACCTGAATTTTGTAAATGTCGATTCATCCATCCATATCCGGCAGATCAGCCAGCAGCCTATTGAGTTTAGTCATTATATCCTCACCAATGTTCAGCAGGTTATTTCGCAGGGAATACTTATCCTGTTTACCGTTTGCGCTATACTCATTTATCAGCCTGTGCTGTTTTTATTGTTGCTATTGTTACTGCTCCCGCCGGTAATTTTATTAGCCTGGTTTATCCGGAAACGATCAAAACAGATCAGGGTGAATACCAAACAGGCCAGCGAAAAAACCATCCAGCACTTACAGGAGTCGTTGGCCGGCTTTGTGGAGAGCAATATTTATAACAAAAGCAATTTTTTCACCAGCCGTTACCACAGCTATCAACAACAACTGAATGATAACCTGGCCGGGCAACAAACCTTGCAGGCTCTACCATCGCGCCTGGTAGAGATATTCGCGGTACTGGGCTTTTTTATATTGGTGCTCATCAATAAATACTGGACTACCGAACCCGTAATTGATCTGCTCACCATTGGTGTTTTTATGGCCGCTGCGTACAAGATCATCCCCGGCATTATCAAAATACTCAATAGCACCGGGCAGATTAAAACCTATGAATTTACGCTGAATGATCTGCTGAAAGCCTCACCTAAATCCTCTCCAAAGGAGAGGACTTCATTTGGCGGCTTTATCGGCTGTGACTCCCTCTCCCTTGGAGAGGGCCGGGGTGAGGCCGAGGCTGTCACCTCCATCCAATTCAATAATATCAGCTTCCGGTATAAGGATCATCAGATTCTAACAAATAGCAGTTTTAACATCCATAAGGGCGATCTGGCAGGAATATCGGCTGTATCTGGCAGGGGCAAAACCACGCTCATTAACCTACTATTAGGTTTTTTGGTGCCTGATGCCGGTGATATACTGGTCAATAATCAGTCGACGGATAATGCAAGCCGCAGGCTGTACTGGAACAGGATAGCTTATGTGAAGCAACAGGGTTATTTTATTCATGATACTATCCTCAAAAACATTACGCTAAGCGATGAGGAAAGCGACCATGAAAAACTGGCCGAAGCTATTGCCATATGTAGATTGAATCAATTACTAAACGGTAATGCCGAAGGATTGCACCGGGTGATCAGGGAAAATGGCAAAAACCTGAGTGGTGGGCAGCGTCAGCGTATTCTGCTTGCCCGGGCGCTTTACCATGATTTTGATGTACTGATACTGGATGAGCCGTTTGGCGAAATGGACCAACAAGCCGAGGAAGTTATTTTAATACAATTGCAACGCTTGGCCGCTTTGGGCAAGATCATCCTTTTTATTACCCATAATACGGCAAGCCTGGCCTATTGCAACAAACTGATAACACTGGAATGA